One stretch of Pedobacter riviphilus DNA includes these proteins:
- the ygiD gene encoding 4,5-DOPA-extradiol-dioxygenase, translating into MSALSQFRSFTQHLPQTELMPTLFIGHGSPMNGIENNEFSQSWAELAKNIPVPKAVLVVSAHWYTHGTFVTAMDFPSTIHDFGGFPQALFDVQYPAPGDPKLAAEIPNLIHSTPVGLDHDWGLDHGTWTVVKHMYPNADIPVLQLSIDYTKSPALHYEIAKEIYALRKKGILVIGSGNMVHNLRMLSWDMINGGGYDWAIEMNDKFKNLIANGDHQPLINYRNLGTDAMLAIPTPEHYLPLIYTLGMKNDKEEVSFFNDKAVGGSLTMTSVVVG; encoded by the coding sequence ATGTCTGCACTATCGCAATTCCGGAGCTTCACTCAGCACTTGCCTCAAACCGAGCTAATGCCAACGCTTTTTATTGGTCATGGCTCGCCTATGAATGGCATCGAAAACAATGAGTTTAGCCAAAGTTGGGCAGAATTAGCGAAGAACATTCCCGTTCCAAAAGCCGTGCTGGTTGTATCGGCACATTGGTACACTCATGGCACTTTTGTCACCGCAATGGATTTCCCAAGTACCATCCATGATTTTGGAGGGTTTCCACAGGCACTTTTTGATGTTCAATATCCTGCTCCGGGTGATCCAAAACTGGCTGCCGAAATACCAAATTTAATTCATTCCACCCCTGTGGGCTTAGACCACGATTGGGGTTTAGATCATGGTACCTGGACTGTTGTTAAACATATGTATCCTAATGCAGATATTCCTGTTCTCCAGTTAAGTATCGATTACACCAAATCGCCAGCGTTACATTATGAAATTGCCAAAGAAATTTATGCCCTCCGCAAAAAAGGGATATTGGTTATAGGCAGCGGAAATATGGTGCATAACCTGCGTATGTTAAGCTGGGACATGATTAATGGAGGTGGCTATGATTGGGCGATTGAAATGAACGATAAGTTTAAAAATTTAATCGCCAACGGCGACCATCAACCTTTGATCAACTACCGCAACCTCGGCACAGATGCGATGTTGGCGATTCCTACGCCAGAGCATTATCTGCCACTTATTTATACCCTCGGAATGAAAAACGATAAAGAAGAGGTTTCTTTCTTTAATGATAAAGCCGTTGGCGGTTCGTTAACGATGACTTCGGTAGTGGTGGGATAA
- a CDS encoding transporter family protein has product MKKVFVLALMLIGAYTNGFAQELYVFTEPASNMPTKSIGVRITNEGMFNNPGFVSRTIPEVMIGFNKNLMMHAQGFMSDMDGKYRLEGGSLYAKYRFLSLDEAQSHFRASAFGRISTSRRPTYSRDINLEGDNSGVQGGLIFTQLLHKLALSSTLGYAHAFENYDRQIAGMPQPKNIFSYSLSSGYLVLPVVYKDYKQPNFNVYLELLGKTDPSSGQSYLDIAPAIQMILNSTTRIDLGYRFQAAGNMDNRYTKNMYLLRAEFNFFNVLK; this is encoded by the coding sequence ATGAAAAAGGTATTCGTATTGGCGTTGATGCTTATCGGCGCCTATACAAATGGTTTTGCACAAGAACTATATGTATTTACCGAACCTGCCAGTAATATGCCAACCAAATCGATTGGCGTAAGAATTACGAATGAAGGCATGTTCAATAATCCTGGTTTTGTAAGTAGAACTATTCCGGAAGTAATGATTGGTTTTAATAAAAACCTGATGATGCATGCGCAAGGTTTTATGTCTGATATGGACGGCAAATACCGGTTAGAGGGTGGAAGTTTGTATGCGAAATATCGGTTTTTATCGTTAGATGAGGCACAAAGCCATTTTAGAGCATCAGCATTTGGAAGGATTAGTACCAGCAGAAGGCCAACATATAGCCGTGATATTAACCTTGAGGGCGACAACAGTGGTGTGCAGGGCGGATTGATTTTTACCCAGTTGCTGCACAAACTGGCACTATCATCAACCTTAGGCTACGCGCATGCTTTCGAAAATTATGACAGACAGATTGCGGGAATGCCTCAACCGAAGAACATTTTCTCGTACAGCTTATCGTCGGGTTATTTGGTTCTACCCGTGGTTTACAAAGATTATAAGCAGCCAAACTTTAACGTATATTTAGAACTATTGGGCAAAACCGATCCAAGTAGCGGCCAATCTTACTTGGATATCGCTCCTGCTATACAGATGATTTTAAACAGTACAACCCGTATCGATTTAGGCTACCGCTTTCAGGCAGCCGGAAATATGGATAACCGATACACCAAAAATATGTATCTGCTTAGGGCAGAATTTAATTTCTTTAACGTTTTAAAATAA
- a CDS encoding heavy-metal-associated domain-containing protein: protein MTHTYQLTGMTCGGCENKVKSNLLVLPDVTSVEVSKDTNTATISMDKHIGLDTLQKALGGSDSKYQISATQHNEAIEGAKSWAETYKPILLIFGYVTAISLVVSWQGNAINFMVFMRIFMAGFFLTFSFFKMLNLKAFAESYAMYDIVAKKFGAWGYIYAFIELGLGLSFALNLSPVVVNWVTLIVMTISILGVLESVLNKKKIQCACLGAVFNLPMSTVTIVEDAIMIAMSAAMLVLM from the coding sequence ATGACACATACCTATCAACTCACGGGCATGACCTGTGGCGGTTGCGAAAATAAAGTAAAAAGTAACCTGCTCGTTTTACCAGATGTAACCTCGGTCGAGGTCTCAAAAGACACTAATACCGCTACCATTAGCATGGATAAACATATCGGTTTAGATACCTTGCAAAAAGCCTTGGGCGGATCAGATAGTAAATATCAGATCTCAGCAACCCAACATAATGAAGCAATAGAAGGGGCAAAATCTTGGGCCGAAACCTATAAACCTATTCTCTTAATTTTCGGGTACGTTACCGCGATTTCGTTAGTGGTTTCGTGGCAGGGCAATGCCATCAATTTCATGGTGTTTATGCGCATTTTTATGGCTGGTTTTTTCCTTACCTTTTCATTCTTTAAAATGCTTAATCTAAAAGCTTTTGCCGAAAGTTATGCCATGTACGATATTGTAGCCAAAAAGTTTGGTGCGTGGGGTTATATCTATGCCTTTATCGAACTTGGGTTAGGCTTATCTTTCGCTTTAAACTTATCACCTGTAGTGGTAAACTGGGTTACGCTAATCGTAATGACGATAAGCATCCTTGGTGTTTTAGAAAGCGTTTTAAATAAGAAAAAGATTCAGTGTGCTTGCTTGGGCGCGGTATTTAACCTACCCATGAGTACTGTAACCATTGTTGAAGATGCGATTATGATTGCCATGAGCGCAGCAATGTTGGTTTTGATGTAA
- a CDS encoding helix-turn-helix domain-containing protein translates to MKLHIKNMVCNRCKMVVKAELEKLGLKPLLVELGEVTLAENISSEDKIKIAERLTDFGFELLADKKTQIAEQIKTAIIKLIHYTKEPLKINLSVYLSEQLKLEYTSLSSIFSEMENQTIEKYFIAQKIEKAKEMLTYGELTLSEIAYQLNYSSVAHLSAQFKKVTGITPSVYKTTSTDSRKTLDEV, encoded by the coding sequence ATGAAGCTGCATATCAAAAACATGGTATGCAACCGTTGTAAAATGGTGGTTAAGGCTGAGCTGGAAAAGCTAGGCCTTAAACCACTATTGGTTGAACTGGGCGAAGTTACTTTGGCCGAAAATATTTCTTCGGAGGATAAAATCAAAATAGCAGAGCGCCTAACAGATTTTGGCTTCGAACTGCTAGCAGATAAGAAAACTCAAATTGCCGAACAGATTAAAACCGCCATTATTAAACTGATACACTACACCAAAGAGCCGTTAAAAATTAACCTCTCTGTTTACTTAAGTGAGCAGTTAAAACTGGAGTATACGAGTTTGAGCAGTATTTTTTCAGAAATGGAAAATCAAACCATCGAGAAATATTTCATTGCACAAAAAATAGAAAAAGCAAAAGAAATGCTTACATACGGCGAACTTACACTGAGCGAAATTGCTTATCAGCTAAATTACAGCAGTGTTGCCCACCTCTCAGCACAATTTAAAAAAGTAACCGGAATTACACCCTCGGTTTATAAGACCACATCAACAGACAGTAGGAAAACGCTTGACGAGGTTTGA
- a CDS encoding S9 family peptidase, giving the protein MKKYLLFLLLCTGEYTFAQQLAPLTVEKIMRDPKWMGVAPTNFRWTADSKTLYFNWNPENKAKEELFKVSATSTKPVKAAEKEDEKLLSLNYTYNTDRSLGLIEKSGDIYLQNFKNNKETRLTSTQERESSPFFLTSGNVVYQLGDNLFEVDLKSAETKQLTNFVKGKKAGRPETKPVTEQDKWLKAQQTELFDIIKKRNAETRSGARGGRGRSGATSADTKPLKELYTEDKFLNGVTISPDGHFITYKLTTPAQNNHSTVVPNYITSSGYTEDIPGRTKVGENENISQGFIYDTQKDSVYAIQTATIPGIKDLPDYLKDYPKELDTLKKKNADRPVNFFGPLWNDNGSTAIVVATSTDNKDRWILKLDALTGKFSLIDRQWDEAWIGGPGISGFYQGSTGWIDNNRFYYQSEATGYSHLYVANVTTGDKKQLTSGKWEVQSVQLSKDRSIFYFKANKEHPGITNFFKIGVNGGEPVQITTMKGLNEITLSPDEKYIAINYSFMDKPGELYLQPNKVGAKAEKITQSTSAEFNSYKWRQPDMVTFKNRYGADVYARVYKSDNPHPNHPAVVFVHGAGYLQNVHFGWSTYFREFMFNNLLADNGYTVIDIDYTGSSGYGRDHRTGIYRHMGGKDLTDQVDGVKFLVEKYGVNPQHVGLYGGSYGGFITLMAMFNEPEVFTSGAALRSVTDWAHYNHGYTSNILNEPFNDPIAYKRSSPIYFADKLKGNLLMAHGMVDVNVHFQDIVRLTQRFIELGKNNWELAVYPVEDHGFIEPSSWTDEYKRIFKLYENTLKK; this is encoded by the coding sequence ATGAAGAAATATTTACTTTTCCTTTTGCTTTGCACAGGCGAATATACTTTCGCGCAACAACTAGCGCCTTTAACCGTAGAAAAGATCATGCGCGATCCAAAGTGGATGGGCGTTGCACCAACTAATTTCCGTTGGACTGCAGATAGCAAAACCCTGTACTTTAACTGGAATCCCGAAAATAAAGCTAAAGAAGAATTATTCAAGGTTTCAGCAACATCTACCAAACCGGTTAAAGCCGCAGAAAAGGAAGATGAAAAACTGTTAAGCTTAAACTATACCTATAATACTGACCGCTCACTTGGTTTAATCGAAAAAAGTGGCGATATCTATTTGCAGAATTTCAAAAACAATAAAGAAACGCGGTTAACTAGTACACAAGAGCGGGAAAGCAGCCCTTTTTTTTTAACCAGTGGAAATGTTGTTTATCAATTGGGTGATAATCTTTTCGAGGTAGATCTAAAATCAGCCGAAACCAAACAGCTCACCAATTTCGTTAAAGGTAAAAAAGCCGGAAGGCCAGAAACCAAACCTGTTACCGAGCAGGATAAATGGCTGAAAGCACAGCAAACCGAACTCTTCGATATCATCAAAAAGAGAAATGCAGAAACCAGAAGTGGTGCCCGTGGTGGAAGAGGCCGTTCTGGCGCAACATCTGCAGATACAAAACCATTAAAAGAGCTTTATACCGAAGATAAATTTTTAAATGGTGTAACCATTAGTCCCGATGGGCATTTTATTACTTATAAGCTCACCACACCAGCGCAGAATAACCATAGCACTGTTGTTCCGAATTATATCACATCATCAGGCTATACCGAAGATATTCCTGGCAGAACAAAGGTTGGAGAAAATGAAAATATTTCGCAGGGCTTTATCTACGATACCCAAAAAGATTCTGTTTATGCCATTCAGACTGCTACCATACCGGGCATTAAAGATCTTCCTGATTACCTTAAAGATTATCCAAAAGAATTGGATACGCTAAAAAAGAAAAATGCAGACAGACCTGTAAATTTCTTTGGGCCACTTTGGAACGATAATGGAAGTACGGCAATTGTTGTGGCAACATCTACCGACAATAAAGACCGCTGGATTTTAAAACTAGATGCTTTAACTGGTAAATTTTCTTTAATAGACCGCCAATGGGATGAAGCCTGGATTGGTGGCCCAGGCATTAGTGGCTTTTACCAGGGTAGTACTGGATGGATAGACAATAACCGCTTTTATTACCAAAGCGAAGCTACCGGGTATTCGCATCTTTATGTAGCTAATGTTACCACAGGCGATAAAAAACAACTAACCTCCGGCAAATGGGAAGTACAATCTGTTCAGCTTTCAAAAGATAGAAGCATCTTTTATTTTAAAGCAAACAAAGAGCATCCTGGTATTACCAATTTCTTTAAAATCGGTGTTAATGGTGGCGAACCTGTGCAGATTACCACTATGAAAGGTTTAAATGAAATTACGCTTTCTCCTGACGAGAAATACATCGCCATTAATTACTCCTTTATGGATAAACCTGGTGAGTTGTATCTTCAGCCGAATAAGGTTGGAGCCAAAGCCGAAAAAATTACGCAATCTACATCTGCTGAGTTTAATTCTTACAAATGGCGTCAACCGGATATGGTAACCTTTAAAAACCGTTATGGCGCAGATGTGTATGCAAGAGTTTATAAATCGGATAATCCGCATCCTAACCATCCCGCGGTAGTTTTTGTTCATGGTGCAGGTTATCTTCAAAACGTTCACTTTGGCTGGAGCACTTACTTCCGCGAGTTTATGTTCAATAATTTACTGGCTGATAATGGTTACACCGTAATTGACATTGATTATACCGGAAGTTCTGGCTATGGCCGCGATCACCGTACAGGCATCTACCGTCATATGGGTGGAAAAGATTTAACGGACCAGGTAGATGGCGTTAAGTTTTTGGTGGAGAAATATGGTGTTAACCCGCAGCATGTTGGTTTATATGGCGGCTCGTATGGCGGTTTTATCACGCTGATGGCGATGTTTAACGAGCCCGAGGTTTTTACCAGTGGTGCCGCTTTACGTTCGGTTACCGACTGGGCGCATTACAACCATGGTTATACCTCGAATATTTTAAATGAACCCTTTAACGACCCAATTGCATACAAAAGAAGCTCTCCGATCTATTTCGCCGATAAGTTAAAGGGAAACCTTTTAATGGCACATGGAATGGTTGATGTGAATGTTCATTTTCAGGATATTGTACGCCTAACGCAACGTTTTATTGAGTTGGGTAAAAATAACTGGGAACTTGCGGTTTATCCGGTAGAAGACCATGGTTTTATCGAGCCAAGCAGTTGGACCGATGAGTATAAAAGAATATTTAAATTGTATGAGAATACGTTAAAAAAGTAG
- a CDS encoding peroxiredoxin, translating into MAIVGKKFPSVSIDAMSDMGDDLKINVFEEAVNKNSKVLLFWYPKDFTFVCPTELHAFQAALPEFEKRNTIVIGASCDTNEVHFAWLNTPKDNGGIEGVTYPILADTHRQLSGILDILDQEVNYDEEGNESFSGSNVTFRATYLIDETGKVFHESVNDMPLGRNVKEYLRLIDAYTHVQKHGEVCPANWEEGKEAMNANRTGVAEYLAAN; encoded by the coding sequence ATGGCAATAGTAGGTAAAAAATTCCCGAGTGTTAGTATTGATGCAATGTCAGACATGGGTGATGACTTGAAAATCAACGTATTTGAAGAGGCTGTAAACAAAAATAGTAAAGTATTATTATTCTGGTATCCAAAAGATTTTACTTTCGTTTGTCCTACAGAATTACACGCTTTCCAAGCTGCTTTACCTGAGTTTGAAAAAAGAAATACAATTGTAATCGGTGCATCTTGCGATACCAACGAAGTTCACTTCGCATGGTTAAATACACCAAAAGATAATGGTGGTATTGAAGGTGTTACTTACCCGATCTTGGCAGATACACACAGACAATTATCTGGTATCCTTGATATTTTAGATCAGGAAGTTAACTACGACGAAGAAGGAAATGAATCTTTCTCAGGTTCTAATGTAACTTTCAGAGCTACATACTTAATCGACGAAACTGGTAAAGTTTTCCACGAAAGTGTAAACGATATGCCATTGGGAAGAAACGTTAAAGAATATTTACGTTTAATTGATGCTTATACTCACGTTCAGAAACACGGCGAAGTTTGTCCGGCAAACTGGGAAGAAGGAAAAGAAGCAATGAATGCAAATAGAACTGGCGTAGCTGAATATTTAGCCGCTAATTAA
- a CDS encoding DUF6265 family protein has product MKINRLNLLVLIFICFCTNVNAQKHPSKAFAFILGSWEMQSAKGKIVEQWIQNADQTFSGKSYRINAKGDSLLTETLKIKKIGKDTFYCSTVTGQNEGKETCFKLITTKDETYVFEDKTHDFPQRIVYQNQGKNDLLAWIEGELNGKSRKSEFRYKRQ; this is encoded by the coding sequence ATGAAAATAAATCGTTTAAATTTATTGGTCTTAATCTTTATCTGCTTTTGCACCAATGTGAATGCACAAAAACATCCTTCAAAAGCTTTTGCTTTTATTTTAGGCTCATGGGAAATGCAATCCGCCAAGGGCAAAATAGTAGAACAATGGATCCAAAATGCAGATCAAACATTCAGCGGCAAAAGTTACCGAATAAATGCCAAAGGTGATAGTTTGCTTACCGAAACCCTTAAGATCAAAAAGATTGGAAAAGATACTTTTTACTGTTCGACTGTGACAGGGCAGAACGAAGGGAAAGAAACTTGTTTCAAACTTATTACTACGAAAGACGAGACCTATGTTTTCGAAGATAAAACCCACGATTTTCCGCAGAGAATAGTTTACCAAAATCAAGGGAAAAATGATTTGCTCGCCTGGATAGAAGGCGAGCTTAATGGTAAAAGCCGAAAATCGGAGTTTAGGTATAAACGGCAATAG
- a CDS encoding YceI family protein: protein MKKLFLFLIATSISVASFAQTSWKIDPMHSFVNFSVKHMGISFVDGSFKKFDGTITASKPDLTDAKISFTVDVNSITTGVDMRDGHLKTDDFFNVATYPTMKFESTSFKKLSGNNYELSGKLTIRDVTKDVKFAVVYGGTAKDQQGNTKAGFGATTTINRLDYNIKYDPTGAGVAKDVAIKLNLEFVQGK from the coding sequence ATGAAAAAATTATTCTTATTTCTGATCGCTACCTCAATCAGTGTGGCATCATTTGCACAAACAAGCTGGAAAATAGATCCCATGCATTCGTTTGTTAACTTTTCGGTTAAACACATGGGTATTTCTTTCGTTGACGGTTCTTTTAAAAAATTCGACGGAACGATTACCGCTTCTAAACCAGATTTAACCGATGCCAAAATCAGCTTTACTGTTGATGTAAATAGCATTACTACTGGTGTTGATATGAGAGATGGGCACTTAAAAACTGATGATTTTTTTAACGTGGCGACTTATCCCACAATGAAATTCGAAAGCACATCTTTCAAAAAATTAAGTGGAAATAATTATGAATTAAGTGGTAAATTAACGATCCGCGATGTAACTAAAGATGTAAAATTTGCCGTTGTTTATGGTGGCACCGCTAAAGATCAGCAAGGCAACACTAAAGCTGGTTTTGGAGCAACTACAACCATTAACCGTTTAGATTATAATATTAAATATGACCCAACTGGCGCTGGCGTTGCAAAAGATGTGGCTATTAAATTAAACCTGGAGTTTGTTCAAGGGAAATAA
- a CDS encoding DUF3347 domain-containing protein, translating to MKKILGIVAIMTIATTAFTYAQGKTDVALNQVLTAYYDVKNALATDKKDVAIEKVKVLSAKVNAVNHKDLPAGQHKTFMEQAAVIKSKAAQLAGSNDIKTQRKAFEGISYAMIKTLRGLKFNSKTVYIQHCPMAKASWLNEKENIENPYYGSMMFDCGDVSETIKSK from the coding sequence ATGAAAAAAATATTAGGAATAGTTGCCATTATGACAATCGCAACAACAGCTTTCACCTACGCCCAAGGCAAAACAGATGTAGCCTTAAATCAGGTCTTAACAGCATATTATGACGTAAAAAATGCACTGGCAACCGATAAAAAGGACGTCGCTATAGAAAAAGTAAAAGTTTTATCAGCAAAGGTAAATGCAGTGAACCATAAAGATCTACCTGCTGGTCAGCATAAAACATTTATGGAACAAGCGGCCGTCATTAAAAGTAAAGCAGCACAACTTGCAGGCTCTAATGATATTAAAACACAGAGAAAAGCTTTTGAAGGAATTTCTTATGCCATGATTAAAACCTTAAGAGGTCTAAAATTTAATAGTAAGACCGTTTACATTCAACATTGCCCAATGGCTAAGGCGAGCTGGTTAAACGAAAAAGAAAACATCGAAAACCCATATTATGGAAGCATGATGTTCGATTGTGGCGATGTTTCAGAAACCATAAAATCGAAATAA
- a CDS encoding thioredoxin family protein, with amino-acid sequence MFLELTEDNLQQHLADNSKVMVQYAASWCGNCRIMKPKFKKLASENEDVAFLIVDAEKLPNSRKFANVDNLPTFAAFEGGALVDQVQTNKAEGLIELFNKIK; translated from the coding sequence ATGTTTTTAGAATTAACAGAAGATAATCTTCAACAACACCTGGCCGACAACTCAAAGGTGATGGTTCAGTATGCTGCATCTTGGTGCGGAAACTGCAGAATCATGAAACCTAAGTTTAAAAAACTGGCTTCGGAAAATGAAGATGTCGCTTTCTTGATTGTTGATGCCGAAAAACTTCCAAACTCACGCAAATTTGCAAACGTTGATAATTTACCAACTTTTGCAGCTTTTGAAGGCGGCGCTTTGGTAGACCAGGTGCAAACCAACAAAGCAGAAGGTTTAATTGAACTATTTAACAAGATAAAGTAA
- a CDS encoding YfiT family bacillithiol transferase, translated as MDLEQLKYPIGQFSMPEVFDQKQIDIWISEIETLPNELKKATENLTEKELNQTYRPEGWTLRQVVHHIPDSHINAYIRFKQAITEDVPVIRPYYEERWAETGEAKNGDIKLSIDLLAALHQRWVAFLKTLKQEDYQRKYIHPAQGKELTLANMLGMYAWHGKHHLAHITNTIAK; from the coding sequence ATGGATTTAGAACAGCTTAAATACCCGATTGGCCAATTTTCAATGCCAGAAGTTTTCGATCAAAAACAAATCGACATATGGATTTCCGAAATCGAAACTTTACCGAACGAACTTAAGAAGGCTACCGAAAATTTAACCGAAAAAGAATTAAACCAAACTTATCGTCCGGAAGGATGGACGTTGAGACAAGTTGTTCACCATATTCCCGATAGCCACATCAATGCCTATATCCGTTTCAAACAAGCCATTACCGAAGATGTTCCCGTAATCAGGCCATATTACGAAGAGCGCTGGGCCGAAACTGGAGAAGCGAAAAATGGTGATATCAAATTATCTATTGATTTATTGGCTGCTTTGCACCAACGTTGGGTTGCTTTTTTAAAAACATTGAAACAGGAAGATTATCAGCGAAAATACATTCACCCGGCTCAAGGAAAAGAACTTACATTGGCAAACATGTTAGGTATGTATGCCTGGCACGGCAAACATCATTTGGCACACATTACCAATACCATAGCAAAATGA
- a CDS encoding DUF6952 family protein, with the protein MKIPVIRQLFQNTTPAQLESTLEVLEAFCEFRGVSEHEIDVAGEMITNICGALEVHQMVSEGAAEKDALNAFGQKVMGSIDR; encoded by the coding sequence ATGAAGATTCCAGTTATAAGACAATTATTTCAAAATACCACTCCGGCTCAACTGGAGAGTACTTTAGAAGTATTAGAAGCATTTTGCGAATTTAGAGGTGTTAGTGAGCATGAGATTGATGTAGCGGGCGAAATGATTACCAATATTTGTGGTGCATTAGAAGTACACCAGATGGTAAGCGAAGGCGCTGCCGAAAAAGACGCATTAAATGCTTTTGGTCAAAAAGTAATGGGTTCGATTGATCGATAA
- a CDS encoding aldehyde dehydrogenase family protein, with amino-acid sequence MKEEIKTVFGLQQQHKFGLRKTDAKTRIGKLRQLKQALENAEEEIFAALKSDLRKNRFESAVTELFFTYAEIDHAIKKLKEWMKPKSAGRSMSNLFARNKIYYEPKGVCLIIAPWNYPLQLIMSPLISAIAAGNCVILKPSELSGATAGVISKLISDTFDVKEIACFEGDADVSTELLKLPFDHIFFTGSTAIGRVVMEAAAKNLSSVTLELGGKSPAIVDETCDLQKAANKIAWGKLVNAGQTCIAPDYVLIKENMLNDFVIHYKAAVQKMFFEESTINKNDYAKTINTKQFQRLNKLIEEALHDGAVLAFGGKSNEQDLTITPTLLTSVAEGSAIMQEEIFGPILPVITYNNLQEAIDFVNRKAKPLALYVFSDNTIHQNKIINETSAGGTCVNDVLIHIGNPNLPFGGINSSGMGSCHGIFGFKTFSHERAVVFQSKLGLTNMIYPPYEKKMGLLKWLKKLM; translated from the coding sequence ATGAAAGAAGAAATTAAAACGGTTTTCGGTTTACAGCAGCAACATAAATTCGGGTTGCGCAAAACGGATGCTAAAACACGCATTGGAAAACTAAGGCAGCTTAAACAGGCATTAGAAAATGCCGAGGAAGAAATATTTGCCGCATTGAAGAGTGACTTGCGCAAAAACCGTTTCGAAAGCGCCGTAACCGAGTTGTTTTTCACCTATGCCGAAATAGATCACGCTATAAAAAAACTGAAGGAGTGGATGAAACCAAAATCGGCGGGTAGAAGCATGAGCAATCTTTTTGCTAGGAACAAAATCTATTACGAACCAAAAGGTGTTTGCCTGATTATTGCGCCTTGGAATTATCCTTTACAATTGATTATGAGCCCGTTGATTTCTGCGATTGCAGCAGGAAATTGTGTCATCTTAAAACCTTCTGAACTGAGTGGCGCAACAGCAGGTGTGATTAGCAAATTGATTTCAGATACTTTTGATGTAAAAGAAATTGCTTGTTTTGAAGGTGATGCAGATGTTTCTACCGAATTGCTAAAACTTCCTTTTGACCATATATTTTTTACGGGGAGTACCGCAATAGGTAGGGTGGTAATGGAAGCTGCAGCAAAAAACCTTAGCTCAGTTACCTTAGAGCTTGGTGGTAAATCTCCGGCTATTGTAGATGAAACCTGTGACCTACAAAAAGCGGCAAATAAAATTGCCTGGGGGAAATTGGTTAATGCCGGACAAACCTGTATCGCCCCAGATTATGTGCTGATTAAAGAAAATATGCTGAATGATTTTGTAATACATTACAAAGCTGCTGTTCAGAAAATGTTTTTTGAGGAATCGACAATTAATAAAAATGATTATGCTAAAACCATCAACACGAAACAGTTTCAACGTTTAAATAAATTGATTGAAGAAGCCCTTCATGATGGTGCTGTATTGGCCTTTGGTGGAAAATCGAATGAGCAAGATTTAACCATTACACCAACACTTTTAACTTCGGTAGCTGAGGGCAGCGCGATCATGCAGGAAGAAATTTTTGGACCAATTTTACCTGTAATTACTTACAACAATCTACAGGAGGCCATTGATTTTGTAAATCGTAAAGCAAAGCCTTTAGCATTATATGTTTTTTCAGATAACACTATACATCAAAATAAAATCATCAACGAAACTAGTGCCGGAGGAACCTGCGTAAACGATGTTCTGATTCATATCGGTAATCCGAATTTGCCTTTTGGTGGCATAAACAGCAGTGGGATGGGAAGCTGTCATGGTATTTTTGGTTTTAAAACCTTTTCACACGAAAGGGCAGTGGTTTTTCAATCAAAATTGGGTTTAACCAATATGATTTATCCGCCTTACGAAAAAAAAATGGGCTTGTTAAAATGGTTGAAGAAGTTGATGTAA